The nucleotide window TGCTCACGCAGTTCAAGATGCCAACCTACGCCGACCACGAGGCGGCCACGGCCCATCAGTTCTGGCGCCTGCTGCAGCGGGCCCGCCGCGTGGATTTGCTGCACGTGCTACCCGGCGCCGAAGGCACCCGCACCGGTGAACGGAGCCGATTTCTGCTCCAGATTCAGAACGACTTGCTGCCCCAAAACCCCAACCTGACTCTGCGCGATTTAACGGCCAGCGTCCTGGACGACGCGCCCGATTCGGCCGCCCGGCGCGAGTACGGCGGGGATTTGGTGCTGGAAAAAGACCCCGAAATGCTGGCCGCCCTGCGCGGCGTGCTGGAGCGGGGCCTTTCGCCCTCGGCTCTGAATCAGTACCTGAACTGCTCCCTGCAATTCTATTTTGCCCGCCTGGCCAAGTTCAAGGAAAACGACGAAGTAGAAGAAAAGCTGGAAGCCGACAGCTTTGGCACCGTTGTTCACGAAACGCTGGAAATGCTGTTTCAACCCTTTGTGAACAATCAGAAAGCCATAACGACCGAGGATATTCCGGTGCTGATCCGGCTGATTCCTAAGGAGCTGGAGCGGGCCCTGCGCCATGAGCAGGATGAGCGCCACGCCCGCCCCGACGAGGGTCTCAACCACGTACTGGGACAAGTGGCCGCCCAGCTGGTGCGGCGCTACCTCGAAGGCTTGACCGATACGCCCGGGCCCTGCCCCTGCGTATCGTGGCGCTGGAAAAAATCCTGGATTCGCGGGTGCCCGTGACGCTGGACAATGGGGAAACTTTCGACCTGATTGTATTTGGCTACACCGACCGGCTCGACGAACTGCCCGACGGCCGCCTGCGCGTAGTCGACTACAAGACCGGCCTGGTGCAGCCCTACGACCTCAAGCTGCAGAAGCGCGGCGACGATGCTACGGCGGCCACCAACCGCCTGCTGAATGACGCCACTTCTTCGGCCGACAAAGTGCGGCAGCTCTGGCTGTACCGCTTCATGCTGGAACGGGCCGGTCAATCCGCTGCCGATGCTGCCATCATTTCCTTGCGCAACCTGGCAGCCGGCCCCATGACGGCCGACATGGCGTTTCTGACCGAAGACGGTACCTCCTTCGTCCAGAAAGGCGAAGAACTGCTCACCCAGTTTGCCAGCAAAATCATGGACCCCAAAGAGCCCATTCGCAAAACCGACGACTTGGAGCGGTGTCAGTTCTGTCCCTACCGCGGCATCTGCGCCCGGTAAGCACTCAGTTTATAGCGTCTGTCATCCTGAGCCTGCGAAGGACCTTCCTCTCCTACCCCACCAAAGCTCTTATCAACGTGCTTGAAAGTCGCTTACTAATAAGAGCTTCGAACGTTAAATAAGCCTTATTAG belongs to Hymenobacter cellulosilyticus and includes:
- a CDS encoding RecB family exonuclease; translation: MALEKILDSRVPVTLDNGETFDLIVFGYTDRLDELPDGRLRVVDYKTGLVQPYDLKLQKRGDDATAATNRLLNDATSSADKVRQLWLYRFMLERAGQSAADAAIISLRNLAAGPMTADMAFLTEDGTSFVQKGEELLTQFASKIMDPKEPIRKTDDLERCQFCPYRGICAR